A window of Amycolatopsis australiensis contains these coding sequences:
- a CDS encoding AfsR/SARP family transcriptional regulator has protein sequence MELRLLGPVELVAGAGPVDLGGPRQRTVLSVLALNKNRVTPVARLVDAVWGATPPSTARSQVQICISGLRKVLDGAGAAAAIRTKAPGYLLELDDAALDSARFARMVAEARELSAGGRLAQASGTLRGALALWRGAALTGIDSDVVRRDAVVLEDHRMAAEEERLRIDLELGRHEEISGELRALVEAQPLREKLHSLLMLALYRSGRQAEALQVFRRARTVLVDEVGVEPGAELQDLVRAILNRDPALGVPETTRAPVREPVRPAPAAPPSAVPRHLPAGIADFTGRDMQIAEIKDLLSGDRDPFAVPIVSIAGRGGVGKSSLAVRIAHELGDAYPDGHLYADLREPGEDRTPELHARFLRALGVPGTAVPEDRRERAEMYRTRTAGKRLLVVLDDVAGEEQVLPLLPGSPSCAVVVTSRARLSGLPGAHRVDVDVFDVGHALELLGRIIGPDRVAAERAAAVELVDFCDGLPLALRIAGARLASRPHWRIGDLVRRLGDEAGRLDELAHRGIELRSNIALTYHGLAARGQRLFRLIALVEAPDFPAWTAAALLDIDVPAASEVLESLVDAQVLDTVVYPGEHEVRYRFHDLIRVYARERLQERETDEDRHEALTRLLGAWLELAEDAHRQEYGGDYTVLHGDAPRWRPPGRAVPVDPLVWWENERRVVPAAIRQAAAAGLDELCWDLALTSVTMFEAKGYFDEWHETSRLALELAERAGNDRGRAAMLYSLGSLHLAQRRLEKAEECFAEALTLFALQGDDHGRALVLRNAAFVDWLRRDRAASVRKYDEALDLMRAAGDRIGAAHVLCNLARIRIDEGAESGAVHLLDEALAISRHAGCLRVEAQVLYRFTELHLQADKIDLARPALHRVLRIVRQIGDRVGEAYALHGLGLVRYREGRLDNAEATLAHALVAARGVGELFVEARIRFTLGEIAKAKGDGQAAQTQLVDAAELFERLESAVWQAKSLVLLSEIHVAGGDADRAREEAERAARLLPGPAVA, from the coding sequence GGCCGCGGCAGCGCACCGTGCTGTCGGTGCTCGCGCTGAACAAGAACCGCGTGACCCCGGTCGCGCGGCTCGTCGACGCGGTCTGGGGCGCCACCCCGCCGTCGACCGCGCGCAGCCAGGTCCAGATCTGCATCTCCGGCCTCCGCAAGGTGCTCGACGGTGCCGGCGCGGCCGCGGCGATCCGGACGAAGGCACCCGGCTACCTGCTCGAACTCGACGACGCCGCGCTCGACAGCGCGCGCTTCGCCCGGATGGTCGCCGAGGCCCGCGAGCTGAGCGCGGGCGGCAGGCTCGCGCAGGCGTCCGGCACGCTGCGCGGCGCGCTGGCGCTGTGGCGGGGCGCCGCGCTGACCGGGATCGACAGCGACGTCGTGCGCCGCGACGCGGTCGTGCTCGAAGACCACCGGATGGCCGCCGAGGAGGAACGCCTGCGCATCGACCTCGAGCTGGGCCGCCACGAGGAGATCAGCGGCGAGCTGCGCGCCCTGGTCGAGGCCCAGCCGCTGCGCGAGAAGCTGCACAGCCTCCTGATGCTGGCGCTGTACCGCTCGGGCCGCCAGGCCGAAGCGCTGCAGGTGTTCCGGAGAGCGCGGACCGTGCTCGTCGACGAGGTCGGCGTCGAACCCGGCGCAGAGCTGCAGGACCTGGTCCGCGCGATCCTCAACCGCGATCCCGCCTTGGGCGTGCCCGAGACCACGCGGGCGCCGGTCCGCGAACCGGTCCGCCCGGCGCCGGCGGCCCCGCCGTCGGCCGTGCCGCGGCACCTGCCCGCCGGGATCGCCGACTTCACCGGGCGCGACATGCAGATCGCCGAGATCAAGGACCTGTTGTCGGGCGACCGGGATCCGTTCGCGGTGCCGATCGTGTCCATCGCCGGGCGCGGCGGGGTCGGCAAGTCGAGCCTGGCCGTCCGCATCGCGCACGAGCTGGGCGACGCCTACCCGGACGGGCACCTCTACGCCGACCTGCGCGAGCCCGGCGAAGACCGGACGCCGGAACTGCACGCCCGGTTCCTGCGCGCGCTGGGCGTGCCCGGCACGGCCGTGCCCGAGGACCGCCGGGAACGCGCGGAGATGTACCGCACGCGGACGGCGGGCAAGCGGCTGCTGGTCGTCCTCGACGACGTGGCGGGCGAGGAGCAGGTGCTGCCGCTGCTGCCGGGCAGCCCGAGCTGCGCGGTGGTGGTGACCAGCCGGGCGCGGCTGTCCGGCCTGCCCGGCGCGCACCGGGTGGACGTCGACGTGTTCGACGTCGGGCACGCGCTCGAGCTGCTGGGCCGGATCATCGGCCCGGACCGGGTGGCGGCCGAGCGCGCGGCCGCGGTCGAGCTGGTCGACTTCTGCGACGGGCTGCCGCTGGCGCTGCGCATCGCCGGGGCACGGCTGGCGTCGCGGCCGCACTGGCGGATCGGCGATCTGGTCCGGCGGCTCGGCGACGAGGCCGGCCGGCTCGACGAGCTGGCCCACCGCGGGATCGAGCTGCGGTCCAACATCGCGTTGACCTACCACGGCCTCGCCGCGCGGGGCCAGCGGCTGTTCCGGCTGATCGCGCTCGTCGAGGCGCCCGACTTCCCGGCGTGGACGGCCGCGGCGCTGCTCGACATCGACGTGCCCGCCGCGTCGGAGGTACTGGAGAGCCTCGTCGACGCCCAGGTGCTCGACACCGTCGTCTATCCCGGCGAACACGAGGTGCGCTACCGCTTCCACGACCTGATCCGCGTCTACGCGCGGGAACGCCTGCAGGAGCGGGAAACCGACGAAGACCGGCACGAGGCGCTGACCCGGCTGCTGGGCGCGTGGCTCGAGCTGGCCGAGGACGCGCACCGGCAGGAGTACGGCGGCGACTACACCGTGCTGCACGGTGACGCACCCCGCTGGCGCCCGCCGGGCCGGGCCGTACCGGTGGACCCGCTGGTCTGGTGGGAGAACGAGCGCCGCGTGGTGCCCGCCGCGATCCGGCAGGCCGCGGCCGCCGGGCTGGACGAGCTCTGCTGGGACCTCGCGCTGACGTCGGTGACGATGTTCGAGGCCAAGGGCTACTTCGACGAATGGCACGAGACCTCGCGGCTGGCGCTGGAGCTGGCCGAGCGGGCGGGCAACGACCGCGGCCGGGCCGCGATGCTCTACTCGCTCGGCAGCCTGCACCTCGCGCAGCGCCGGCTGGAGAAAGCCGAGGAGTGTTTCGCCGAAGCGCTGACGCTCTTCGCGTTGCAGGGCGATGACCACGGGCGCGCGCTGGTGCTGCGCAACGCGGCCTTCGTCGACTGGCTGCGCCGGGACCGGGCGGCCTCGGTGCGGAAGTACGACGAGGCGCTGGACCTCATGCGCGCGGCGGGCGACCGGATCGGCGCCGCGCACGTGCTGTGCAACCTGGCGCGGATCCGGATCGACGAGGGCGCCGAGTCCGGTGCCGTGCACCTGCTCGACGAGGCGCTGGCGATCAGCAGGCACGCGGGGTGCCTGCGGGTCGAGGCGCAGGTGCTCTACCGGTTCACCGAGCTGCACCTGCAGGCGGACAAGATCGACCTGGCCCGCCCGGCGCTGCACCGGGTGCTGCGGATCGTGCGCCAGATCGGCGACCGGGTCGGCGAGGCGTACGCCTTGCACGGCCTCGGCCTGGTGCGTTACCGCGAAGGGCGGCTGGACAACGCCGAGGCGACGCTGGCGCACGCGCTGGTCGCGGCCCGCGGGGTCGGCGAGCTGTTCGTCGAGGCGCGGATCCGGTTCACCCTCGGGGAAATCGCCAAGGCGAAGGGCGACGGCCAGGCCGCGCAGACCCAGCTCGTCGACGCGGCCGAGCTGTTCGAACGGCTCGAATCGGCGGTGTGGCAGGCGAAATCGCTGGTCCTGCTCTCGGAGATCCACGTCGCAGGCGGCGACGCGGACCGGGCGCGGGAGGAGGCGGAGCGGGCCGCGCGCCTGCTCCCGGGACCGGCGGTCGCCTGA
- a CDS encoding MbtH family protein, whose product MTEAVAEEYEVVVNTEEQYSIWRTGRQVPAGWRTVGKSGTREDCLGYIEENWTDMRPLSVRRD is encoded by the coding sequence ATGACCGAAGCGGTAGCGGAAGAGTACGAAGTGGTGGTCAACACCGAGGAGCAGTACTCCATCTGGCGCACCGGACGGCAGGTACCGGCCGGCTGGCGGACGGTCGGCAAGAGCGGCACGCGCGAGGACTGCCTGGGCTACATCGAAGAGAACTGGACGGACATGCGCCCGCTGTCGGTCCGCCGCGACTGA
- a CDS encoding ATP-binding protein, whose product MSADLWRVLDRHRKNPGFAGREEELKALTGLLGPRPAGVRLVTLTGPAGIGKTRLFAQWWEQLPPGGPAVVAGRAERTAPPFEVFSDALDGWLRQLPEPPLDEDGMVRLAGIFPALPGHRPASGGGRADAVFAAIRALLLRAAGPDGLVLFCDDMHWADPESLALLEFLCREPPAVPILIVLAYRSAQAGAGLTAVAETARRHGVLHALELGGLAETEADRLLPPGLDVPARRALYREGDGNPGLLRALAGAEPPAGYLGSAELRTGLPPVLTDAPAGDLSRLSREAWPTAHAAAVCGDPFDPAMAGWVAAAEPDQLRESLGELRRCGVLEPAPDGRLSFRDPVLRAGAYHASGSGWRRDAHARAVSWLERAGAGAEAQAQHLEHIAVTGDAVSARVLTEAARDTLSRSPGRAARWLERAAQLLRGEPAGEDRLALGRALTLSGRFAEAERVLLAVDLPEAGRWRAKVYRFLGRYSEAAHETRVRRPSAGVRAELLATAMECHGWQDATPADDLAREPSAGEAAVCSLLAAAWGRLDRRDGLARHTERATALVDRLGDEHLVPELETLRWLAEAEWRLGRPGDAARHLARGRRLASEFGQHFLRSRFSAGLGRLALAAGELDAAAYHTEEAMGCAEILASPALLVEAQVLRAGLGVATGDVETGVLYAQRAVEFASRLEDANLDLARRTLHQARTARAEPSAASHTLKLLSHREEQIALLVSEGRTNQQIARELDLSHKTVETYLGRIFKKLGISARTQVAHLVGVAGG is encoded by the coding sequence ATGTCGGCTGACCTGTGGCGGGTACTCGACCGGCACCGGAAGAACCCCGGATTCGCCGGGCGCGAGGAGGAGCTGAAGGCACTGACCGGGCTGCTCGGCCCGCGCCCGGCCGGGGTCCGGCTGGTCACCCTGACGGGACCGGCCGGCATCGGCAAGACGCGGCTGTTCGCGCAGTGGTGGGAACAGCTGCCACCGGGCGGACCCGCCGTGGTCGCCGGCCGGGCCGAGCGCACGGCCCCGCCGTTCGAGGTGTTCTCGGACGCGCTCGACGGCTGGCTGCGCCAGCTGCCCGAACCACCGCTGGACGAGGACGGCATGGTCCGGCTCGCCGGGATCTTCCCGGCGCTGCCGGGCCACCGGCCCGCGTCCGGCGGCGGGCGGGCCGACGCCGTGTTCGCCGCGATCCGCGCCCTGCTGCTGCGGGCGGCCGGTCCCGATGGGCTGGTGCTGTTCTGCGACGACATGCACTGGGCGGACCCGGAGTCGCTGGCGCTGCTGGAGTTCCTCTGCCGGGAACCACCCGCCGTGCCGATCCTGATCGTGCTCGCCTACCGGTCCGCGCAGGCCGGTGCCGGGCTGACCGCCGTGGCCGAAACGGCGCGGCGCCACGGCGTCCTGCACGCGCTGGAACTCGGCGGGCTCGCCGAGACCGAGGCGGACCGGCTGCTGCCGCCCGGGCTGGACGTCCCGGCCCGGCGCGCGCTCTACCGCGAAGGCGACGGCAACCCCGGCCTGCTGCGGGCGCTGGCGGGCGCCGAGCCGCCCGCCGGGTACCTCGGCAGCGCCGAGCTGCGGACCGGCCTGCCGCCGGTGCTGACCGACGCCCCGGCGGGCGATCTGAGCAGGCTGTCCCGCGAAGCGTGGCCCACCGCGCACGCCGCGGCGGTGTGCGGCGACCCGTTCGACCCGGCGATGGCCGGGTGGGTCGCCGCGGCCGAGCCGGACCAGCTCCGGGAAAGCCTGGGCGAGCTGCGCCGGTGCGGGGTCCTCGAACCCGCGCCGGACGGCCGGCTCAGTTTTCGTGACCCGGTGCTGCGGGCCGGCGCGTACCACGCCTCCGGCAGCGGCTGGCGCCGCGACGCGCACGCGCGGGCGGTGTCCTGGCTCGAACGGGCCGGCGCCGGTGCGGAGGCGCAAGCGCAGCATCTCGAACACATCGCCGTCACCGGTGACGCGGTGAGCGCGCGCGTGCTCACCGAAGCGGCGCGCGACACGCTGTCGCGTTCGCCCGGCCGGGCCGCGCGCTGGCTCGAGCGGGCCGCGCAGCTGCTGCGCGGTGAACCGGCCGGGGAGGACCGGCTCGCGCTCGGCCGGGCCCTGACCCTGAGCGGCCGGTTCGCCGAGGCCGAGCGGGTGCTCCTGGCCGTCGATCTGCCGGAGGCCGGGCGCTGGCGGGCGAAGGTGTACCGGTTCCTCGGGCGCTACAGCGAGGCCGCGCACGAAACCCGTGTCCGGCGGCCGTCGGCGGGCGTGCGCGCGGAACTGCTCGCCACGGCGATGGAATGTCACGGCTGGCAGGACGCCACCCCGGCGGACGACCTCGCCCGCGAACCTTCGGCGGGCGAGGCGGCGGTGTGCAGCCTGCTCGCGGCGGCCTGGGGACGGCTCGACCGGCGCGACGGGCTGGCGCGCCACACCGAGCGGGCGACCGCGCTGGTCGACCGGCTCGGCGACGAGCACCTGGTGCCGGAGCTGGAAACCCTCCGCTGGCTCGCGGAGGCCGAGTGGCGGCTCGGCCGGCCGGGAGACGCGGCCCGGCATCTCGCGCGCGGCCGGAGACTGGCCAGTGAGTTCGGGCAGCATTTCCTGCGCAGCAGGTTCTCCGCGGGCCTGGGCCGGCTGGCGCTGGCCGCGGGCGAGCTGGACGCGGCCGCGTACCACACCGAAGAGGCCATGGGCTGCGCGGAGATCCTGGCCAGCCCGGCGCTGCTGGTCGAGGCGCAGGTCCTGCGCGCCGGCCTGGGCGTGGCCACCGGCGACGTCGAGACGGGCGTGCTGTACGCCCAGCGCGCGGTCGAGTTCGCGAGCCGGCTGGAGGACGCGAACCTGGACCTCGCGCGGCGGACGCTGCACCAGGCCCGGACGGCCCGGGCGGAACCCAGCGCCGCCTCGCACACGCTCAAGCTGCTCAGCCACCGCGAGGAGCAGATCGCGTTGCTGGTCAGCGAAGGCCGGACGAACCAGCAGATCGCGCGCGAGCTCGACCTGAGCCACAAGACGGTCGAGACCTACCTGGGGCGGATCTTCAAGAAACTCGGCATCTCGGCTCGCACGCAGGTGGCCCACCTCGTCGGAGTGGCGGGCGGCTGA
- the gntD gene encoding guanitoxin biosynthesis L-enduracididine beta-hydroxylase GntD, whose amino-acid sequence MSVTADKAAPGGYRDSLDERGGTPRLSLTPDERAAIAELTDVLLDDPFSGEPEQRLHELVLAAHSLPVRLRAVLTEFRLTGRPLGGLLISGLPVDDLALPRTPTSYTEVPYGREVSRAGLILLLLGSALGDPFSFVTQQQGKLILDVFPVRGHEQEQLGSSSTVNLEWHNEDAFHEHRADWLLLLGMRNHDDVATTFAPIQDIRLEPEHRKLLFQERYVILPDESHSASFNAATTGLDADDRIAEAFARVAEMNAEPRKIPILSGDPDAPFVRIDPAFMQPLQDAEAQQALDMAIDAIDARLRDVVLYPGDLMIVDNKRAVHGRRPFKARYDGTDRWMRRINVTAHLRNSAGRLHGPLGRAVL is encoded by the coding sequence GTGAGTGTGACTGCGGACAAAGCGGCTCCCGGTGGTTACCGGGATTCGCTCGACGAGCGGGGCGGCACCCCGCGCCTGTCGCTGACACCGGACGAGCGCGCGGCGATCGCGGAGCTGACCGACGTGCTGCTGGACGATCCTTTTTCCGGCGAGCCGGAGCAGCGGCTGCACGAGCTGGTCCTGGCCGCGCACAGCCTGCCGGTACGGCTGCGTGCGGTGCTCACGGAATTCCGGCTGACCGGCCGCCCGCTCGGCGGGCTGCTCATCTCCGGCCTGCCGGTCGACGACCTCGCGCTGCCGCGCACGCCGACCTCATACACCGAGGTCCCGTACGGCCGCGAAGTCAGCCGCGCGGGCCTGATCCTGCTGCTGCTGGGATCGGCGCTGGGCGACCCGTTCTCCTTCGTGACCCAGCAGCAGGGCAAGCTGATCCTGGACGTCTTCCCGGTGCGCGGGCACGAGCAGGAGCAGCTCGGGTCCAGCTCGACGGTGAACCTGGAGTGGCACAACGAGGACGCCTTCCACGAGCACCGCGCCGACTGGCTGCTGCTGCTCGGCATGCGCAACCACGACGACGTCGCCACGACGTTCGCGCCGATCCAGGACATCCGGCTCGAGCCGGAGCACCGCAAGCTGCTCTTCCAGGAGCGGTACGTGATCCTGCCGGACGAGTCGCACTCGGCGTCGTTCAACGCCGCGACCACCGGGCTCGACGCCGACGACCGCATCGCCGAGGCGTTCGCCCGCGTGGCCGAGATGAACGCCGAGCCGCGGAAGATCCCGATCCTCAGCGGCGACCCGGACGCTCCGTTCGTGCGCATCGACCCGGCCTTCATGCAGCCGCTGCAGGACGCCGAGGCGCAGCAGGCGCTCGACATGGCGATCGACGCGATCGACGCGCGGCTGCGCGACGTCGTGCTCTACCCGGGCGACCTGATGATCGTCGACAACAAGCGGGCCGTGCACGGCCGCCGCCCGTTCAAGGCGCGCTACGACGGCACCGACCGCTGGATGCGGCGCATCAACGTCACCGCCCACCTCCGCAACTCGGCCGGACGCCTGCACGGTCCCCTCGGCCGCGCAGTGCTCTAG